The region ATATAGAAAAGAAATGGTTCTACATCGAAATACAGAGTCTTATGGTCCAAGAACAATTTTGCCAACAGGCACAGGTTTTGACAATAAATCTTATGCTCTCTGCCATCAACTTCCCAAATGCTTAGCGTTCCTTTTCGATAGATTTCCTTTCCAACTGGTTGTCTGTGGGTACATTCactctaaaataaaaaaagtttggaCTTACgtattcaattatatttaatGAATATTAATTGTTTTAAGAATTATACTCTTACCATATGATACCTGTACGTTTTTTCCAAACGCATATACTTCAAACAATACTCGCAAATCCACAGTTTAGGCTGCTTGCCATACTCCTCTGGATACGGACTAAAGTACCAAGTATCAATCTCATACTTTCCTGCAAATGAActtttgaaaataataagaCCCTTTTCACACATTAAGTGTAATTGCAGAAGGGGGAAGTAGATTGATCCTTACCAATTTGTATTTTGTCAATGTATTTGACTTTTGTAATTGCTTCGTGCTCCTTTTCCAAAGCTGCTGTTGTGGGATCCATTTCTGCATATGTCTAAAATAGAAAGTAATAATAAGAAAATAGTACTGATAAAATAGACTACactgttctaaaaatattcttacaatGAAGGAATAAATACCTTTTGAATGTGATTGATTTCATCATGCCTTCTCTTCTGGTTTCTCGTGATTTTACGATCCGAAGAATCTGCCAATAGATCGGTACTGGAATTCCTGTCACCACTTTTCCAGCTTCTGTCGCTCATGTCAAACCTGCTGGACATGATTCTGTCTCTCTGCACCCATTcatccaatcttctgttgtgTCCCTCGTAATGTACATAATATTCATAATGGCTTTCACCTTCATTGTAACGGGTCTGTATTATTTCTGCAGGATCTGGATAATAATCAAAATTTGCATTTTACGTAGGAGTTAATAAAAACCTTTGCTATGATATGAAAACGTCCATAATATTTCACAAAAAATAATGGACAgcaaaataatggaaaattgttataaataatttaaaacacGAACACGCGATCGTTCCGTTTTTCTTTTCTGGTTACTTGTGTCTTACGAAACACcgaatagaaatgaattttcacttaTTACGCATTTCCGTGTGCCCGATTCTCCGTGCGATATTTGATAAAATCCACGAACGAATAATACGGGGGAAAAAATAACGATGAACGTGCAGATGTGGTTAAAGAGGCCCGATTAACAATGTCTGGTTAATTTCTGAAGTGATACTGACTCGGACCGCGAGTGACATCATAATGTTTTGAAAACAAGTGCGGTTTATCGGAGCAAAGCCGGTAATACAAACAGAGACGCGAGACGCGAAAATCCAGGCGAATAATTCACGATAACACCGCAAGTTTCCGGGCGTATCAGCAGTGGTGAGATAATTAATATCacgtaataataatatatttacgcCAGGAATCGTCGGATCTACGGACGAGGTAGTGCTCTCCTATATCGAGAGGCAATTCCTCGAGGCTGTCCGCGTCATCGCCCGATCCCTTCCCGCCATTCGTCAACGTGTTCTCACGCTTTTCTTGCTTCACCATCGTATCCTTCGTTCCTCCGGTACAATTCTCTTTATTTCTCGGCTCCGGCTCAGCCATTTTACCGACGAAAAATCACTGGTCGGTAGGACGATATTCGCCACTGCGAAATGCCCGAAAATAGATGAACATTGCACTCGCTGATGCAACGCGACCGATACGGCCATGAAATTCTCCACGGCGTATATCATACACATGCACAGAAAAGTAACTAGATCGTTGGAAGCGTACTTACCGGATGTGATGAAACCTCCTTCCTTCCATGCGCTGCGCGACAAACAACGAATGGGATGTTTAAATTCAGAGCTCGACGTTAATCGATTAAAGTTTTCATTTCATCGATTCACGAATTCTTACGATTCGAAAGAATTCATGGAATTAGTCGTCAATCGTTGACTGTAAATATTAACAGAGCTGGGTCAAATGCTATTTCAAATCGTGAATAGTAAAGAGTCTATTATATTTGAAATCATACGTACactttcgaaaataaaatattgtatttgatagaaaaagttttcaaaatggTATCTTATTCGAAGGATTCTCAAAAGTAGCTGGAATTATATTTGAGATATTTTAACTTATTTTTTCTCTTATTCATAACGATCAAATATTATCtctgaaaatattaatgtaCAGGATGTATGAAACAAAATGCAAAGCCGGTTGTAGTGTGATTCTACACTTCTGGATCGATGGAGATTTGTAAAAAAAAGTCCGTGCAAAAATGTCGTCGATCTTGAATTTCAAGatcaacatttttttcattgtaTGGTATAGTATAAGAACTTATAACGGAGAACAAAAGTTTTTTACTGTTTATTTaaattagtattttatttgaattgtaGAACAacgattatttaaaatgtagtattcaaaatattttttctccgaCGTTTTACCCCGCTCTGAATATTAATTGCGATTCTCCATCGTTGATTAACTCTTAAGCGGTCCTTCGAAATTTAACTTGAAAAATGCAACTCGATATATTTgacatttatttttatcgaattGATGGCAGACGCAATAGTTTACTTaaggattaaaaatattttattaattgctAATCACAATTTGTAATGAAATATTTCTATTGTAATCTTATTAGTCGTCCATTGCACTATATAAATATCGTCTAACTCTTGAAGGCAATGATAAATATCTGcttatttttctttctgtttatttcattataagttttcaatttattttatttaataaatcaataaactCGATGTCTAATCTTCGTTATTACATTATTCATAATTATTcacattttaattatattttattatttacattatctGTGCGGGCAGACATGTAGTACAATACTGAGTCTATCTGATAGAGACTGTGCGATAGAGCAAGTGGAGGTTATCAATGTAGACAGTGGTTCTCCACACACACAAATCACGTTTTACCTCTACAACTAGCTAATTCAACGTGAATATTTTGTAAGCAACACAGTGTCTTGAAAATATTTATGctatgtaaaaaaattattaattataatatttgacGAAAATTGTATAGCATTTAAAGACTCGTGCTTAttgaatatacatatgtacccCCCTATTATATGCgatatgaaatatttaaatcgTCGATTatcaaatattgtatataaataCGTATCTGAATCGTTCATTTGTTCTTTGTGATATTTATGAATATATATACAGAGaggatagatatatatatatatatatatatgtatttcacATATAACtataatttacatttaaaatacATTAATTGTTAAATGCTATTCGAAACAGTATTTTAAGTATATATTTTGAAATCTCACATCTATTTAAAAAGATAAATTGTCGACGCGCATAATGCATTTTTGTCTATATATAgcaatatatagtaaattatgCAGCGCTTCACGAACGCATGTTTCTTTTCGAACCGGCCatggttcaaataaaatcttTGCGTAACTCCttaattttttgataaaaaatcaaACCTCGGTTTACTTGAAGCGTAATTCCTTCGAGTCGTGCGAAAGTTTTACGAATATGGAATTTTAAGGGAGTGCACTTCTCTTAATCACGTAACCTCTGTATAGTTAATTAGATTATCATGTACCATAGGAAAATGAGATCATGTCAAAGGTTCCTTACGCTTCGAACAATATAGTGAACGATGCATTGATCTACTGCAATATTAACATTACTAATGATATCAGACGAGTCTAAATGTCATGACTATGTTACTACGAAACaggtaaaatttatttattatgtaaTGAGTATAACATATACAACTTGTCTTGTGTTTAGTTTCTGCTGCTGCTGAAAGGAAATAATAGAAATGACAGACTCATTTCCATTTGATTATGACATGTCGACACTCTGTTGTTATttccgtaaaaaatttgtataaacaaattaagaatttcatttctttatattctttggaaaatttttagtgGTTTA is a window of Halictus rubicundus isolate RS-2024b chromosome 4, iyHalRubi1_principal, whole genome shotgun sequence DNA encoding:
- the Mof gene encoding LOW QUALITY PROTEIN: males absent on the first (The sequence of the model RefSeq protein was modified relative to this genomic sequence to represent the inferred CDS: inserted 1 base in 1 codon); this encodes MCMIYAVENFMAVSVALHQRVQCSSIFGHFAVANIVLPTSDXFVGKMAEPEPRNKENCTGGTKDTMVKQEKRENTLTNGGKGSGDDADSLEELPLDIGEHYLVRRSDDSWHPAEIIQTRYNEGESHYEYYVHYEGHNRRLDEWVQRDRIMSSRFDMSDRSWKSGDRNSSTDLLADSSDRKITRNQKRRHDEINHIQKTYAEMDPTTAALEKEHEAITKVKYIDKIQIGKYEIDTWYFSPYPEEYGKQPKLWICEYCLKYMRLEKTYRYHMSECTHRQPVGKEIYRKGTLSIWEVDGREHKIYCQNLCLLAKLFLDHKTLYFDVEPFLFYILCEVDKHGAHLVGYFSKEKESPDGNNVACILTLPPFQRQGYGKLLIAFSYELSRLEQTVGSPEKPLSDLGKLSYRSYWSWILLEILRDFRGTLSIKDLSQMTSISQTDIISTLQSMNMVKYWKGQHVICVTPKLVEEHIKSSQYKRPRLTVDSSALRWGAPPRKNVKPGKK